The following coding sequences lie in one Caretta caretta isolate rCarCar2 chromosome 28, rCarCar1.hap1, whole genome shotgun sequence genomic window:
- the LOC142070272 gene encoding uncharacterized protein LOC142070272 produces the protein MVSENEEEPQQEDAERVEAHGMLSGRSKGNDSGSCARPEKTKACESQQRPEENFGSQSDLITRERMNLEGTRYTCLECGKSFKGSSDLLTHQRIHTGEKPYACCVCGKSFRQSSHLIAHKRIHIDEKPYGCPECGKHFKQSSYLITHRKIHTGEKPYGCPECGKHFKQSSHLITHRKIHTGEKPYGCPECGKHFIDSSSLLSHQRIHTGERPYTCSECGKSFNQRSTLITHQRTHTGETPYMCSECGKSFNRSSVLTTHRRIHTGEKPYGCPECGKHFKQSSHLIRHRRIHTGEKPYGCRECGKHFHQSSALITHQRIHTGERLYTCSECGRSFNQRSTLIRHQKIHIGVICNKCLN, from the coding sequence atggtgagtgaaaatgaggaggaaccccagcaggaagatgctgagcgagtagaagcccatgggatgttgtcaggaaggtccaaagggaatgattctgggagctgtgcacgcccagaaaaaacaaaagcctgtgagagtcagcagaggccagaggaaaacttcggtagccagtcagaccttattacacgtgagagaatgaacttggaaggaacacgctacacatgcctcgagtgtgggaaaagcttcaaagggagctcggaccttctcacacatcagagaatccacacgggtgagaaaccttacgcatgctgtgtgtgtgggaaatccTTCAGGCAGAGCTCGCATCTCAttgcacataagagaatccacatagatgagaaaccttatggctgccctgagtgtgggaaacacttcaagcagagctcataccttattacacatcggaaaatccacacgggtgagaaaccttatggatgccctgagtgtgggaaacacttcaagcagagctcacacctaattacacatcggaaaatccacacgggtgagaaaccttatggatgccctgagtgtgggaagcacttcattgacagttcatccctcctctcacatcagcgaatccacacaggggagaggccctacacatgctctgagtgcgggaaaagcttcaatcagcgctcaaccctaatcacacatcagagaacgcacacaggagagaccccctacatgtgctctgagtgcgggaaaagctttaatcggagctctgtactgaccacacatagaagaatccacacaggtgagaagccttatggatgccctgagtgtggcaaacacttcaagcagagctcacaccttattagacatcggcgaatccatacgggtgagaaaccttatggatgccgtgagtgtggcaaacacttccatcaaagctcagcccttatcacacatcagcgaatccacacaggagagaggctctacacgtgctctgagtgtgggagaagcttcaatcagcgctcaacccttattagacatcagaaaatccacataggagtcatctgtaacaaatgccttaactag